A part of Actinomycetota bacterium genomic DNA contains:
- a CDS encoding alpha/beta hydrolase — MALAVVGAVGAVLAVMVGTVSPAAGQVTVEVNRAVQYGEGSGAPLLLDAYVPAAEGTDRRPAVVLVHGGGGREVFDREARLIAAKGWVAFTIDYRPGAVAAVEDMSVAVTWVRANADRYRVEPGRIAALGESFGGYLVGMAAVVGRGDRSEGSRVRAAVSWSGPMDLAALAREQGEAAVAPMVGCRLADCPDLYADLSPITHVDPTDAPLYMISGTGEPVIRAQATAMATRIEDVGGRTQLQAVEGSRTALEYREDVWAPTELFLERQLVPQPATSIGTLVFALTMALVAAGAVYGLRRRAGSRT, encoded by the coding sequence TTGGCTCTGGCGGTCGTCGGGGCCGTCGGGGCCGTGCTCGCCGTCATGGTGGGCACCGTCTCGCCGGCCGCCGGGCAGGTGACCGTGGAGGTGAACCGGGCCGTTCAGTACGGCGAGGGCAGCGGGGCGCCGCTGCTGCTCGACGCCTACGTGCCGGCGGCCGAGGGGACCGACCGGCGTCCCGCGGTCGTGCTGGTCCACGGGGGCGGAGGGCGTGAGGTGTTCGACCGCGAGGCCCGGTTGATCGCGGCCAAGGGGTGGGTGGCGTTCACCATCGACTACCGCCCGGGGGCGGTCGCGGCCGTCGAGGACATGAGCGTGGCTGTCACCTGGGTACGGGCCAACGCCGACCGCTACCGGGTCGAGCCGGGCCGTATCGCCGCCTTGGGCGAGTCCTTCGGCGGCTACCTGGTGGGGATGGCCGCGGTGGTGGGCCGGGGCGACCGCAGCGAGGGCTCGCGGGTACGGGCCGCGGTGTCGTGGTCGGGCCCCATGGACCTGGCCGCGCTGGCCCGTGAGCAGGGCGAGGCGGCCGTCGCCCCGATGGTGGGGTGCCGGCTGGCCGACTGCCCCGACCTCTACGCCGACCTGTCCCCGATCACCCACGTCGACCCGACCGACGCCCCCCTCTACATGATCAGCGGGACCGGGGAACCGGTGATCCGGGCTCAGGCTACGGCCATGGCCACCCGCATCGAGGACGTCGGGGGCCGCACCCAGCTCCAGGCCGTGGAGGGCTCCCGGACGGCTCTGGAGTACCGCGAGGACGTCTGGGCCCCCACCGAGCTGTTCCTGGAGCGCCAGCTCGTCCCCCAACCGGCCACGTCCATCGGGACGCTGGTGTTCGCCCTGACCATGGCCCTGGTGGCGGCGGGCGCCGTCTACGGCCTCCGCCGGCGGGCCGGCTCCCGGACCTGA